One Glutamicibacter halophytocola DNA segment encodes these proteins:
- a CDS encoding response regulator gives MTTISVLLVDDHLVVRSGLKALLDTQEDIEVIAEADSGEAALRTLEQLTPKVIVMDLAMGAGMDGIDAIKEIHRRNSEQAVLVFTTYDSDADIVRAVDAGAMGYLLKDAAPEEIFTAVRGAARGKSVMSAPVASKLFRRLRNPDEALTPREAELLSLLVEGLGNKELSQRLFISEATVKTHLAHIYAKLGVETRVEAITTAIRREGMR, from the coding sequence ATGACAACAATTTCGGTACTCCTGGTCGATGACCATTTAGTGGTCCGCAGCGGACTCAAGGCGTTGCTGGACACCCAAGAGGACATCGAGGTCATTGCCGAGGCAGATTCCGGCGAGGCCGCACTGCGAACCCTGGAACAGCTCACCCCAAAGGTTATTGTCATGGATCTGGCCATGGGCGCAGGCATGGACGGCATCGACGCAATCAAGGAAATCCACCGGCGCAACTCAGAGCAGGCCGTGCTGGTCTTCACCACCTATGACTCGGATGCGGATATCGTCCGCGCGGTGGATGCCGGGGCCATGGGCTACCTGCTCAAGGATGCGGCGCCGGAGGAGATTTTCACTGCGGTGCGCGGCGCTGCCCGTGGAAAGAGCGTCATGAGCGCTCCGGTGGCGTCCAAGCTGTTCCGCCGGCTGCGCAATCCCGATGAGGCATTGACTCCCCGCGAGGCGGAACTGCTCAGCCTGCTGGTCGAGGGACTGGGCAACAAGGAGCTCAGCCAGCGCCTGTTCATCTCGGAGGCGACGGTCAAGACCCACTTGGCCCATATCTACGCCAAGCTGGGAGTCGAGACTCGGGTCGAAGCGATCACTACCGCAATTCGCCGGGAAGGAATGCGGTAG